One window of Brevibacterium pigmentatum genomic DNA carries:
- a CDS encoding acyl-CoA dehydrogenase family protein, with product MILDGYRGAWETQETDDLRDLARGFFAKEIVPHESRFAEQKQVDRDTWTRAGDAGLLCISIPEEYGGGGGTFAHEAVLLQEQGFVGDTAWGNSVHSTINAHYINAFGTEEQKRRWLPRMATGELVSAIAMTEPGTGSDLQNITTRAVRDGDEYVINGAKTFITNGSHADLVIIVARTSDEPGAKGVSLIVAEVNDLSGFSRGRVLEKVGLHGQDTRELFFEDMRVPAENVLGGAEGRGFIQLMQQLPQERLAIAVGGAATAEFAVRATIAYAKEREAFGRPILGFQNTKFVLAECATEALSVRTFIDHLTSEHIEGTLTTEQASAGKYWATDAQNRIVDRCLQVFGGYGYMVEYPIARLYADARVQKIYGGTNEIMKELIARGL from the coding sequence ATGATTCTCGACGGATACCGCGGCGCCTGGGAGACCCAGGAGACGGATGACCTGCGCGATCTGGCACGCGGATTCTTCGCCAAGGAGATCGTGCCGCACGAATCCCGCTTCGCCGAGCAGAAACAGGTCGATCGTGACACGTGGACCCGGGCCGGCGACGCCGGTCTGCTGTGCATCTCGATCCCCGAAGAGTACGGCGGCGGTGGCGGCACCTTCGCCCACGAGGCGGTGCTCCTGCAGGAACAGGGGTTCGTGGGCGACACCGCCTGGGGCAACAGCGTCCACTCGACGATCAACGCCCACTACATCAACGCCTTCGGCACCGAAGAGCAGAAGCGCAGGTGGCTGCCCCGCATGGCCACCGGTGAGCTCGTGTCGGCGATCGCCATGACCGAACCGGGCACCGGATCGGACCTGCAGAACATCACGACCCGGGCGGTGCGTGACGGCGACGAATATGTCATCAACGGCGCCAAGACGTTCATCACCAACGGGTCCCATGCCGACCTCGTCATCATCGTGGCCCGCACCAGCGACGAGCCCGGCGCGAAGGGTGTCTCGCTCATCGTGGCCGAGGTGAATGATCTGTCGGGGTTCTCGCGCGGACGTGTGCTGGAGAAGGTCGGACTGCACGGGCAGGACACGAGGGAGCTGTTCTTCGAGGACATGCGCGTCCCGGCCGAGAACGTCCTCGGCGGAGCCGAAGGCCGCGGATTCATCCAGCTCATGCAGCAGCTGCCTCAGGAACGACTGGCGATCGCCGTCGGCGGTGCCGCGACCGCGGAATTCGCCGTCCGCGCGACCATCGCCTACGCGAAGGAGCGGGAGGCTTTCGGTCGGCCCATCCTCGGTTTCCAGAACACGAAATTCGTCCTCGCCGAATGTGCCACCGAGGCGTTGTCCGTCCGCACCTTCATCGACCACCTCACCAGCGAACACATCGAGGGAACGCTGACGACCGAACAGGCGTCGGCCGGGAAGTACTGGGCCACGGATGCTCAGAACCGGATCGTCGATCGCTGCCTGCAGGTTTTCGGCGGCTACGGATACATGGTCGAATACCCGATTGCTCGCCTCTACGCCGATGCCCGGGTGCAGAAGATCTATGGCGGCACGAACGAGATCATGAAGGAGCTCATCGCTCGGGGCCTGTGA
- a CDS encoding glycosyltransferase family 2 protein, with protein sequence MSKVLEILTPEGLPPLNEKPGVSFIMPVLNEAEHIEQAITTILAQEYDGDKEIVLALGPSTDDTNAIIESMAARDSRIQTVDNPQAATPIGLNLAIAATHHPVIIRVDAHSGLGADYTRQAIDTLRETKAANCGGLMLARGKTSFQKAVARAYMSPVGLGGPAYHSGDEAQEAESAYLGVYRREVFDHLGGFDEGIKRGQDWELNLRIRSAGGRIWFNPDMEVTYWPRGTWSKIAQQFWATGIWRAELIRRYGSQNSLRYFAPPLLVLGMSAAVIETFLQLSGSTKKWPKFLRRFTSLIHVPSFGYIAGILATASAAKDCGRRERFWFGIVLPTMHLCWGAGFLRGLVTGAGTTEDSSR encoded by the coding sequence GTGTCGAAAGTACTTGAGATCCTGACCCCGGAGGGCCTTCCGCCGCTTAACGAGAAGCCCGGTGTCTCCTTCATCATGCCGGTCCTCAACGAGGCCGAACACATCGAGCAGGCGATCACCACGATCCTTGCCCAGGAGTACGACGGGGACAAAGAGATCGTCCTCGCTCTCGGCCCCTCGACCGACGATACGAACGCCATCATCGAATCGATGGCAGCCCGCGATTCGCGGATCCAGACGGTCGACAACCCGCAGGCCGCGACCCCGATCGGCCTCAACCTCGCCATCGCGGCGACCCACCACCCGGTGATCATCCGCGTCGACGCGCACTCCGGGCTCGGCGCCGACTACACTCGGCAGGCCATCGACACCCTGCGTGAGACGAAGGCCGCGAACTGCGGCGGACTCATGCTCGCCCGTGGCAAGACTTCCTTCCAGAAGGCCGTGGCGCGCGCCTATATGTCGCCCGTCGGCCTCGGCGGTCCCGCCTACCACTCCGGTGATGAGGCGCAGGAAGCCGAATCGGCGTACCTCGGCGTGTACCGACGGGAAGTGTTCGACCACCTCGGCGGGTTCGACGAAGGCATCAAACGCGGTCAGGACTGGGAGCTCAACCTGCGCATCCGCTCCGCCGGCGGCCGCATCTGGTTCAACCCCGACATGGAAGTCACCTACTGGCCGCGCGGCACCTGGTCGAAGATCGCGCAGCAGTTCTGGGCCACCGGAATCTGGCGCGCCGAACTCATCCGCCGCTACGGTTCGCAGAACTCGCTGCGCTACTTCGCCCCGCCGCTGCTCGTGCTCGGCATGAGCGCGGCCGTGATAGAGACATTCCTCCAGCTGTCCGGGTCGACGAAGAAGTGGCCGAAGTTCCTTCGCCGCTTCACCTCGCTGATCCACGTGCCCAGCTTCGGCTACATCGCCGGAATCCTGGCGACCGCCTCGGCGGCGAAGGACTGCGGACGACGGGAGCGGTTCTGGTTCGGCATCGTCCTGCCGACCATGCACTTGTGCTGGGGTGCCGGGTTCCTCCGGGGACTCGTCACCGGAGCCGGAACGACGGAAGACAGCAGCCGATGA
- a CDS encoding DUF3151 domain-containing protein: protein MTQPIGNPSHIGNLDASQLGPQPTYLPDDHPDVDARKRIDAGEEPIDVAAALPASSLAWAELADEAHKEGRLVDAYAYARVGYHRGLDALRAAGWRGAGPIPYSHEVNRGFLRALHALGRAAGAIGEGEEAARIEEFLHSSDPTAVEAIGRGE, encoded by the coding sequence ATGACTCAGCCCATCGGCAACCCATCGCATATCGGGAATCTGGATGCCAGCCAGCTCGGCCCGCAGCCGACCTACCTGCCCGATGATCACCCCGACGTCGACGCTCGCAAGCGCATCGACGCAGGTGAAGAGCCCATCGACGTCGCCGCGGCACTGCCGGCTTCCTCCCTGGCCTGGGCAGAACTCGCGGATGAAGCGCACAAGGAGGGCCGCCTCGTCGACGCCTATGCCTACGCCCGCGTCGGCTACCACCGCGGACTCGACGCCCTGCGTGCCGCCGGATGGCGCGGCGCCGGACCGATCCCGTACTCGCACGAAGTCAACCGCGGATTCCTCCGCGCGCTTCACGCCCTCGGCCGTGCCGCCGGCGCGATCGGTGAAGGCGAGGAAGCCGCCCGCATCGAAGAGTTCCTGCACTCGTCAGATCCGACGGCAGTGGAGGCCATCGGCCGCGGGGAGTAG
- a CDS encoding MFS transporter, protein MGNVSETVMTAEQRKILAVMLVPMFMSLLSVSIVNVILPDMQRSIGASNSAIQWVLSGYTLAFGVLLVAAGRAGDLFGRGRLFVIGVSVFALGSLISGLSPDPLVLNIARVVMGLGSGLLSPQGVGMLQQYFHGQVRGRAFGMFGTIVGVSVGIGPVLGGGLIAVLGDEWGWRSAFLINVPIALAAIILGRFWLPQSAWVGIGTASDSHGRRRADFDPVGLILLGVGTLLVMLPFLERSAGAWIYALVPVGVAVVWVWVRWENRYSRRGGSPMVDMELFRTRSFAYGASLTSMYFVGMPGIWVIVALYLQNGLGFPALHAGLVGLPSALLSAIAAQAAGRVVLTFGRKMVVLGVAIGLTGVVASSLLVLAHEAWGISIWWLLLTLGVTGLGQGMAISPNQTLTLAEVPVEYAGSSGGVMQTGQRVGTAIGIAIVTAVFFVVQPMAGYGAAIVAGFGFIALVIAFAGIIGLVDLARGRAKSRQEGQTVRS, encoded by the coding sequence ATGGGTAATGTTTCCGAGACGGTCATGACGGCAGAGCAGCGCAAGATCCTGGCGGTGATGCTCGTCCCGATGTTCATGTCGCTGCTGAGCGTCTCGATCGTCAATGTCATCCTCCCCGACATGCAGCGCTCGATCGGCGCCTCGAATTCGGCGATCCAGTGGGTACTCTCGGGCTATACGCTCGCGTTCGGCGTGCTCCTCGTCGCAGCCGGCCGAGCCGGTGACCTCTTCGGCCGTGGTCGGCTCTTCGTCATCGGCGTCAGTGTCTTCGCCCTCGGCTCCCTCATCTCGGGACTGTCCCCGGACCCGCTCGTGCTCAACATAGCACGTGTCGTCATGGGTCTCGGCTCCGGACTGCTCAGCCCCCAGGGCGTGGGGATGCTCCAGCAGTACTTCCACGGCCAGGTGCGTGGTCGCGCCTTCGGGATGTTCGGCACGATCGTCGGGGTCTCCGTGGGCATAGGCCCCGTGCTCGGCGGCGGGCTCATCGCTGTTCTCGGCGACGAGTGGGGCTGGCGTTCGGCGTTCCTCATCAACGTGCCGATCGCCTTGGCCGCAATCATCCTCGGCCGGTTCTGGCTCCCGCAGAGCGCCTGGGTCGGCATCGGCACCGCGTCCGATTCGCACGGCCGACGCCGGGCCGACTTCGATCCGGTCGGGCTCATTCTGCTCGGTGTGGGCACGTTGTTGGTCATGCTGCCCTTCCTCGAGCGCAGCGCAGGTGCTTGGATCTATGCCCTCGTCCCCGTCGGCGTCGCCGTCGTCTGGGTGTGGGTGCGATGGGAGAACCGCTACTCTCGCCGAGGCGGATCGCCGATGGTCGACATGGAGCTGTTCCGGACGCGGAGCTTCGCCTACGGGGCATCGCTGACGTCCATGTATTTCGTCGGAATGCCCGGCATCTGGGTCATCGTGGCGCTCTACCTGCAGAACGGTCTCGGCTTCCCCGCCCTCCATGCAGGCCTCGTCGGTCTGCCCTCGGCGCTGCTCTCGGCCATCGCAGCACAGGCGGCAGGCCGTGTCGTGCTCACCTTCGGCAGGAAGATGGTCGTCCTCGGGGTCGCAATCGGTCTGACCGGGGTCGTCGCCTCGTCGCTGCTCGTACTGGCCCATGAGGCCTGGGGGATCAGCATCTGGTGGCTGCTCCTCACACTCGGGGTCACGGGCCTCGGGCAGGGCATGGCGATCAGCCCTAATCAGACCCTCACTCTGGCCGAGGTGCCAGTCGAATATGCGGGCAGCTCCGGCGGCGTGATGCAGACCGGGCAGCGGGTGGGCACGGCCATCGGCATCGCGATCGTCACCGCCGTGTTCTTCGTCGTCCAACCGATGGCCGGCTACGGCGCCGCCATCGTGGCGGGCTTCGGGTTCATTGCGCTCGTCATCGCCTTCGCCGGAATCATCGGACTGGTCGATCTTGCCCGCGGTCGGGCCAAGTCCCGGCAGGAGGGGCAGACGGTCAGGAGCTGA
- a CDS encoding ArsR/SmtB family transcription factor, whose product MRTLDHPSRDEMRLDTVLAALADPVRRTVACKLNDAFGDHACATFELPVSKSTATYHFRTLREAGVIRQEYEGTKIMNTLRKDDLDARFPGLLDAVFAAQNIERAEATAPESRD is encoded by the coding sequence ATGCGCACACTCGACCACCCCAGCAGGGACGAGATGAGACTCGACACCGTCCTGGCCGCCCTCGCCGACCCGGTCCGCCGCACCGTCGCCTGCAAGCTCAACGACGCATTCGGCGATCATGCGTGCGCGACCTTTGAGTTGCCGGTGTCGAAGTCCACGGCGACCTACCACTTCCGCACTCTGCGCGAAGCCGGCGTGATCCGACAGGAATATGAGGGCACGAAGATCATGAATACCCTGCGCAAGGACGATCTCGATGCCCGCTTCCCCGGCCTCCTCGACGCCGTGTTCGCCGCCCAGAACATCGAACGCGCCGAGGCGACCGCCCCCGAATCTCGCGACTGA
- a CDS encoding NADH:flavin oxidoreductase/NADH oxidase, whose product MSHLLFEPLTLRGLTFRNRIWVPPMCQYSVENLDGVPAPWHTVHYGAMARGGAGAVIVEATGVTPEGRISAKDLGLWNDAQRDAFAHIVDFLHSQGAAAGIQLGHAGRKASTYPEWGTDGDGSVPVEQGGWQTVALSALAFEGLAEPRALTETEIAEVVAAFRSSARRAIEAGFDFVEIHGAHGYLLHEFLSPLSNTRTDSYGGTLENRARLLLEIVDATRAEVGEDVPVFVRLSATDWTDGGLTLDDTVHVAGWLKEHGVDLIDVSSGGNVMASIPVGPGYQTTLAAGVRQGSGLPTAAVGLISEPFQGEHILATGQADAILVGREHLRDPNFALRASDALRFDIDYRPAQYHRAYR is encoded by the coding sequence ATGTCTCATCTGCTGTTCGAACCGCTCACCCTGCGCGGACTCACGTTCCGCAACCGCATCTGGGTTCCGCCCATGTGCCAGTACTCCGTTGAGAATCTCGACGGCGTTCCCGCACCGTGGCACACCGTCCACTACGGCGCCATGGCCAGGGGAGGTGCGGGAGCCGTCATCGTCGAAGCCACCGGCGTCACTCCGGAGGGGCGGATCTCGGCGAAGGACCTGGGGCTGTGGAACGACGCGCAGCGCGACGCCTTCGCCCACATCGTCGACTTCCTTCACTCGCAGGGTGCGGCCGCCGGCATCCAGCTCGGCCACGCGGGCCGCAAGGCCTCGACATATCCCGAGTGGGGGACCGACGGCGATGGCAGCGTCCCGGTCGAGCAGGGCGGTTGGCAGACCGTGGCTCTGTCCGCGTTGGCCTTCGAGGGCCTTGCCGAACCCCGGGCTCTGACTGAGACGGAGATCGCCGAGGTGGTCGCGGCCTTCCGGTCCTCGGCCCGCCGGGCGATCGAGGCCGGGTTCGACTTCGTCGAGATCCATGGTGCACACGGGTACCTCCTCCATGAGTTCCTGTCGCCCCTGAGCAATACGCGCACCGACTCCTACGGCGGAACTTTGGAGAACCGGGCCCGACTGCTGCTCGAGATCGTCGATGCCACCCGCGCCGAGGTGGGCGAGGACGTTCCCGTGTTCGTGCGCCTCTCCGCGACGGACTGGACCGACGGTGGGCTCACACTCGACGACACCGTCCACGTCGCCGGATGGCTCAAGGAACACGGCGTCGACCTCATCGACGTCTCCTCCGGCGGCAATGTGATGGCGTCGATTCCCGTCGGTCCCGGCTACCAGACGACCCTGGCCGCCGGCGTGCGGCAGGGATCGGGGCTGCCGACCGCGGCCGTCGGCCTCATCAGCGAACCGTTCCAGGGCGAGCACATTCTGGCCACCGGCCAGGCCGATGCGATCCTCGTGGGCCGTGAGCATCTGCGCGACCCGAACTTCGCGCTGCGCGCCAGCGACGCACTGCGCTTCGACATCGACTACCGCCCGGCTCAGTACCACCGCGCCTATAGGTGA
- the crcB gene encoding fluoride efflux transporter CrcB, whose product MTPLVFVALAAAGGLGASSRMLIDGLIKSGMSAALPWGTIIINVSGSLVLGLLTGLAGANLLPEAWHLVLGTGFLGGYTTFSTASFETIRLLRERRWVACLVNGLGTLVFATATATIGMWLGGLA is encoded by the coding sequence ATGACGCCGCTGGTCTTCGTCGCCCTTGCCGCCGCCGGCGGACTCGGCGCCTCATCACGAATGCTGATCGATGGACTCATCAAGTCCGGCATGAGCGCCGCCCTCCCGTGGGGAACGATCATCATCAACGTCTCGGGGTCGCTCGTACTCGGACTGCTGACCGGGCTGGCCGGGGCGAATCTGCTTCCGGAAGCCTGGCACCTGGTGCTCGGCACGGGATTCCTCGGCGGCTATACGACGTTTTCGACGGCGAGCTTCGAGACTATTCGGCTTCTCCGAGAACGTCGCTGGGTCGCCTGCCTGGTCAACGGGCTTGGCACCCTCGTCTTCGCCACGGCGACCGCGACGATCGGAATGTGGCTCGGCGGCCTGGCTTAG
- a CDS encoding fluoride efflux transporter FluC, giving the protein MTRPVHLRLSYLGLAFIGGALGTAAREAISLSLPPLGDVPWAILTVNILGAFLLGLLLDSLARSGPDEGWRRRTRILVGTGFMGGFTTYSALAADTAGLLGADPGGASNPGIGLAYAVGTVLIGGLATFAGIAAAGALRRGGAR; this is encoded by the coding sequence GTGACCCGGCCGGTCCACCTGCGCCTGTCCTATCTGGGGCTCGCGTTCATCGGCGGCGCACTCGGAACCGCGGCACGCGAGGCGATCAGTCTGAGTCTGCCGCCCCTCGGCGATGTGCCGTGGGCAATCCTCACGGTCAACATCCTCGGGGCGTTCCTGCTCGGCCTGCTGCTGGATTCCCTGGCGCGCAGCGGTCCCGATGAAGGGTGGCGTCGCCGAACACGGATCCTGGTCGGCACCGGTTTCATGGGCGGGTTCACCACGTACAGCGCGCTGGCCGCGGATACCGCTGGTCTCCTCGGCGCGGATCCAGGCGGTGCGAGCAACCCCGGCATCGGCCTTGCCTACGCGGTGGGCACGGTGCTCATCGGCGGTCTCGCCACCTTCGCCGGCATCGCAGCCGCCGGTGCCCTCCGCCGAGGAGGTGCCCGATGA
- a CDS encoding universal stress protein — protein sequence MTASPDPIYDGPPRARIILGVVPDQPAEVIAAAADYAAHFDAELVCAHVDDSRYTVETRPDGSVLSMPIDPNTTDEAATEFDPELQHRIAAALEGTNVAWSTRALAGSPAQELDRLAEALDARMIILGVRRAGVRGSLHEFFNGSVAIQLSRRQHRPLVVVPLATGTDDTSNPEAPATSPTPGASPAAETQAGEGEQ from the coding sequence ATGACCGCCAGCCCCGATCCGATATACGACGGGCCGCCGCGCGCCCGCATCATCCTCGGCGTCGTCCCCGATCAGCCCGCCGAGGTGATCGCCGCCGCCGCGGACTACGCCGCCCACTTCGACGCCGAGCTCGTCTGCGCCCACGTCGACGACTCCCGCTACACCGTTGAGACTCGTCCCGACGGCTCCGTGCTCTCGATGCCCATCGATCCGAACACCACCGACGAGGCGGCCACCGAGTTCGACCCCGAACTCCAGCACCGCATCGCTGCCGCCCTGGAAGGCACGAATGTCGCCTGGTCGACTCGCGCACTGGCCGGGTCACCGGCACAGGAACTCGACCGGCTCGCCGAGGCGCTCGATGCCCGCATGATCATCCTCGGCGTCCGTCGCGCAGGTGTCCGCGGCTCTCTGCATGAGTTCTTCAATGGCTCGGTCGCGATCCAACTGTCGAGGCGCCAGCATCGCCCCCTCGTCGTCGTTCCGCTGGCGACAGGCACCGACGACACGAGCAACCCCGAAGCCCCTGCGACGTCGCCGACCCCTGGCGCTTCCCCCGCTGCCGAGACTCAAGCCGGCGAGGGCGAGCAGTGA
- a CDS encoding nuclear transport factor 2 family protein — protein MSDLQIPEPVAGFIDTVNAHDDQGFLDAFTSDGVVDDWGREFQGREAIKAWSDKEFIGATGILTPEEVTVDGNDVIVVGDWRSTHANGRSSFAFIIDGAKLSRMTIREG, from the coding sequence ATGTCAGATCTGCAGATTCCCGAACCCGTCGCCGGCTTCATCGACACCGTCAACGCTCACGATGACCAGGGTTTCCTCGACGCATTCACCTCTGACGGAGTCGTGGATGACTGGGGCCGCGAGTTCCAGGGCCGAGAGGCCATCAAAGCGTGGAGCGACAAGGAGTTCATCGGCGCAACCGGCATCCTCACGCCTGAGGAGGTCACCGTCGACGGAAACGACGTCATCGTCGTCGGCGATTGGCGTTCGACGCATGCCAACGGTCGATCATCATTCGCCTTCATTATCGACGGCGCCAAACTGAGCCGGATGACGATCCGCGAAGGCTGA
- a CDS encoding SDR family oxidoreductase translates to MTEQTLQGKTILIAGGGKNLGGLIARQTAAAGADIAVHYNSESTRPEAEETLAAVEASGSKGVLLTGDLTKPANVERLFDDAVSALGPIDIGVNTTGKVLRKPIAETTEDEYDAMFDINAKAAYFFIKEAGRHLADNGKIVTIVTALLAAFTDGYSTYAGGKSPVEHFTRAAAKEYADRGISVTAIAPGPMDTPFFYGQETPERVEFHKSQGMGNRLTRIEDIAPIVRFLATEGSWITGQTIFANGGYTTR, encoded by the coding sequence ATGACCGAACAGACTCTGCAAGGCAAGACCATCCTCATCGCAGGAGGCGGGAAGAACCTCGGCGGACTCATTGCTCGACAGACCGCCGCGGCCGGAGCCGATATCGCCGTCCACTACAACTCGGAATCAACGCGCCCGGAGGCCGAAGAGACACTCGCGGCCGTCGAGGCCAGCGGATCGAAGGGCGTTCTGCTCACCGGAGATCTCACCAAGCCCGCCAACGTCGAGAGGCTCTTCGACGATGCCGTCTCTGCGCTGGGGCCCATCGATATCGGGGTGAACACGACTGGCAAGGTTCTGCGCAAGCCCATTGCGGAGACCACCGAGGACGAGTACGACGCGATGTTCGACATCAACGCGAAGGCCGCTTACTTCTTCATCAAGGAAGCAGGCAGACACCTTGCCGACAATGGGAAGATCGTCACCATCGTCACTGCCCTGCTCGCCGCGTTCACCGACGGCTATTCGACCTATGCCGGCGGCAAGAGTCCGGTCGAGCACTTCACCCGAGCCGCAGCGAAGGAATATGCCGACCGCGGCATCTCCGTCACCGCCATCGCACCCGGGCCCATGGACACTCCGTTCTTCTACGGTCAGGAGACTCCGGAACGAGTGGAGTTCCACAAATCGCAGGGCATGGGCAACCGTCTGACCCGGATCGAGGACATCGCACCGATCGTGCGATTCCTCGCCACGGAAGGCAGCTGGATCACCGGCCAGACGATCTTCGCCAACGGCGGCTACACCACTCGCTGA
- a CDS encoding TetR/AcrR family transcriptional regulator translates to MTEVEGTDTRTRLLEAAADLIAAAPGEDFSLRAVCDAAGVKMPTLYHFFGNKQGLIEAVVERGFDMYLSAKSSTESSGDPIQDLRLGWDAHVAFGLENPGFYTLMYGKVRPGYSPEAQSKPSEILRGLTLKAEQDGRLVVGHEQAAAHVLATNIGVTLRLIIQGRNDPELSAGVREGVLAAITGTGQSEPGDGRLGHAVIERAAANPDILGETETQLLIQWIGRLGEV, encoded by the coding sequence ATGACAGAAGTTGAGGGAACGGATACACGGACCCGTCTGCTCGAAGCGGCCGCCGACCTCATTGCCGCGGCGCCCGGAGAGGACTTCTCTCTGCGCGCGGTCTGCGACGCGGCGGGGGTCAAGATGCCCACTCTGTACCATTTCTTCGGCAATAAGCAGGGGCTGATCGAGGCCGTCGTCGAGCGTGGCTTCGACATGTATCTGTCGGCCAAATCCTCGACCGAATCCAGTGGCGACCCGATTCAGGATCTGCGTCTGGGCTGGGATGCTCACGTCGCCTTCGGACTGGAGAATCCGGGTTTCTACACCCTCATGTACGGCAAGGTCAGACCCGGCTATTCACCCGAGGCACAGTCGAAGCCGAGCGAGATTCTGCGCGGTCTGACGCTCAAAGCGGAACAGGACGGACGGCTCGTCGTCGGCCACGAGCAGGCGGCAGCTCATGTGCTCGCCACGAATATCGGCGTCACCCTGCGGCTGATCATTCAAGGCAGGAACGATCCCGAACTTTCAGCAGGCGTCCGCGAAGGCGTCCTCGCCGCCATCACCGGAACCGGACAGAGCGAACCGGGCGACGGTCGTCTGGGTCATGCTGTCATCGAACGTGCTGCGGCGAATCCGGACATCCTGGGCGAAACGGAGACTCAGCTCCTCATCCAATGGATCGGCCGCCTCGGCGAGGTCTGA
- a CDS encoding aminotransferase-like domain-containing protein: MSTTSMHPATSASQNQPENQSQSPALPYARRRDQLVGSVIDASTTVLAQYHHDIVKFGMGAPAPDMLPAADFARIAAQVFSPENFTYGETKGEPILIEALHDYLAATGQIPLEQQGNLDRLLITSGGMQGLDLGFKLFVTPGDLVACESPTYTNGSATAMSYEAEILEIPVDEEGMQIDVLEEHTQRTGRAPKVIYTVPTFQNPAGVTMSLPRRERLLEFAHRHRSVIIEDNPYGMLRFEGESLPALSDLSPNDPLIFGVRTFSKFVAPGLRVGWIDVDPEVRELAVNAKQTMDSCAPVPNQHLIAQWLAEAGADSHVEVLRTAYRERKIAMSEGLERLFPGEIRATDPDGGFFLWVTFEDESINTEDLMTTALEEGVAYIPGPAFSPAGNFSNALRLCFASAAPDRIDDGLQRLRLAVDRYRAER; this comes from the coding sequence ATGTCCACCACGTCAATGCATCCGGCCACGAGTGCCTCGCAGAACCAGCCCGAGAACCAATCGCAGTCCCCCGCGCTGCCCTACGCCCGCCGCCGCGATCAGCTCGTCGGCTCCGTCATCGATGCCTCCACGACGGTGCTCGCCCAGTATCACCATGACATCGTCAAGTTCGGCATGGGGGCACCGGCACCGGACATGCTCCCCGCCGCTGACTTCGCCCGCATCGCCGCGCAAGTCTTCTCCCCGGAGAACTTCACCTACGGGGAGACGAAGGGCGAGCCCATCCTCATCGAAGCCCTCCACGACTACCTCGCCGCCACCGGACAGATCCCGCTCGAACAGCAGGGGAACCTCGACCGTCTCCTCATCACCTCCGGCGGCATGCAGGGGCTCGATCTCGGGTTCAAACTCTTCGTCACCCCCGGCGACCTCGTCGCCTGTGAGTCGCCGACCTATACGAACGGTTCGGCAACGGCCATGAGCTATGAGGCGGAGATCCTCGAGATCCCCGTCGACGAAGAGGGCATGCAGATCGACGTCCTCGAGGAGCACACGCAGCGCACCGGGCGCGCCCCGAAGGTCATCTACACCGTCCCGACCTTTCAGAACCCGGCAGGCGTGACCATGTCGCTGCCGCGTCGCGAGCGCCTCCTCGAATTCGCTCACCGCCACCGGTCGGTCATCATCGAGGACAATCCGTACGGAATGCTGCGCTTCGAAGGTGAATCACTGCCGGCGCTGAGCGACCTCAGCCCGAACGATCCCCTCATCTTCGGGGTACGCACGTTCTCGAAATTCGTCGCCCCGGGGCTGCGGGTCGGTTGGATCGACGTCGATCCTGAGGTCCGTGAGCTCGCCGTCAATGCCAAACAGACGATGGACTCCTGCGCCCCCGTCCCCAACCAGCACCTCATCGCCCAGTGGCTGGCCGAAGCCGGCGCCGACTCCCATGTCGAGGTCCTGCGCACGGCCTACCGCGAGCGGAAGATTGCGATGTCAGAAGGACTGGAGAGGCTCTTCCCCGGAGAGATCCGAGCCACCGATCCCGACGGCGGATTCTTCCTGTGGGTGACCTTCGAGGACGAATCCATCAACACCGAAGACCTCATGACCACCGCACTCGAGGAAGGTGTGGCCTACATCCCCGGTCCCGCGTTCTCGCCGGCCGGGAACTTCTCGAACGCGCTGCGCCTGTGCTTCGCCTCGGCGGCTCCAGACCGCATCGACGATGGCCTGCAGCGCCTCCGCCTTGCCGTCGACCGCTACCGCGCAGAGCGCTGA